CAGTGTAAAATAATAGTATTTTTAAGGTTGGATGTCACCTGTAGAGAGTCTAACCTAATTCTCCTGTTCAAAACAAGCTCAAGTAGAGCAGGAGCCATACCCAGTTAGATTTTCAGTATCTCCAAAGCTACAGAGCCTGCACAAGACTGTTCCAGGGTCTGGTCAGTCTTCCAATAAAAAGAGGTGTTTTTCTTAAGTTTAAATGGAGTTTTTTTGCATTTCAGTTTAGTTAAACTGTTTGCAAATTTTGGAGCCTTATTAACTGATGCTTTCTCAAACTTCTATGCTTGAAAAACCACGTGGCTTATTTAGGACTCCACCCAGCCCTTCCTTTTTGTAGCACACATTTCTGTGTTCTCCTGAACTGAGCTTCTTATTACATACATAGGAAATTTCAAGTCCTCcgtttttgtttgttgtttacAGCATCGTTATGTTCTCTGTTTTTGTTTGTAGTTTGCAGCATCATTATGTTctctgtttttgtttgttgtttacAGCATTATTATGTTCTATGTTATTGCCTTGGCTCGAGCACACAAACGAGTGGTTGAACAACTGAAAGAACAACTGGTTTTGGTAAGATCTGACCCAACACTTTACTCACACAACAAAGAGAACTTTAGGGGTACAGAAATGAGAATATTGGTTTTCATAGTCTCCTGGATATTTGGTGTTTGCAACAAGCAGTAAAGAATGTTTTACAAattacccagaaaaaaaaccaaaagcattGTGGTATTTCTCAGTGGAGTTGATTTTCTTGGGTACCACCTGCAACTGCAACAAGGCCTGGTTATATCAGGCAGCACACATGCAAGAGATGTGCCCCTGAGAAGCTGTGTCCCTGTTTGTCATCTGTTGCCTTATTTAAATCCAATTATctgcatgatttttttctgccaaaGAACCTGAATCCTGTGTTTCCTGTCCTCTCCACCATCTTGCACAACCTccacttctgttttcttctctgcCCTCACAAACAGGCATCCAGCTCCTTACCCTGCCCTCCAGGTCTGTGTTTCTGCTGCATCGTTTTGGTCTTGCTCTTGAGTGTAGGCCCAGAAATGATTGAGCAGGTACTGAAAGTGGAACAAGTCAGCACTGGAGAGCCCTTTGGAGAAGGTGCcagtgcagaaatgctgctttgtGGCCATCCCAAGCCACTGCCAGGTTTGGCAGCATTCGTGTGCTGTGATCTGACAAACTGCTGGAGTTAGAACTCAGCAGTGAGACTTCTCACTTTCTTATTAAATAGCCCATTTCTGGATATGTGCTTTTTTCAGATATGGCATTTAACAACCTGTGTGCAGAAAAACACTTACTGGGGGGAGCTTTTTCAGGAGCGAGGAATTTAGGAACAAAAGCCTTCCTGCTTTTTTGAAGTGTTCACAAATCAGATGGGAATTCTAAAAATTCttctgtggtttttatttttgcttgctTGCTCTTGTTCAGCTTCCTGGAAGAATGGTTTTAAATTTTGAGGTGTGTGAGGTGTTTTTACTAGGCTCAATGCAGAACTGTTCATATGTAACCTGAGGTGAGATAAATGAAGTCAAGGGCATTGTGAGCTTGAGGTTGTTGAGGCAGTTGAGAGTGTGTTGAGGGAGTACAGTTGGTGAGTGCACCTATTTCTAATGAAGAAATGAGCTGTTGTAGATGACTTGTATTAACACTGTTCATGTGGAACATTCTTGTTCTTCTGTCTTTCCAGGAGAGTCGTGACAAGATGTTCCTAATCAGAAAAATAACAGAAGCTCAGAAGTAACCTTGAAAACCACGCAAGCCCAAAGAACTTGACTTCCTGAAACTCCGAGAGCAAGAAGATAACAGCAGAAGTATTTGCAGCGTCTAAAACCTGAGCAGCTGACTGGCACCCTGGGACTGTGGTCTGTGTAATGGGTGCTTGTGGTCTGAGGCTTAACGTTTCCAAAACTTGGAAATTCAGCTAATTTATACTGTGTTAGGGCTGTTCAAAAAAGGATACTTTAACACTCATACAGCTTCAGGGTTGTTGGGATTTGATCCCTATTTTTCAGGGAGTTTGCATAAAATGTGATCAGAACTGAAACCCTTTTGTACTGTTTTTACACATTATGCTATAAGAATcctgagagagggaaaaggtATGGTTTTATATGATTTCAATGCCTTTCATTTGCTTTGGTTTTAAAAACAAGTATGTATGGAAGTATGTTGAAATAGTGCATAGGAAAAGAAAGTATGGCAAGGGTTTGAAATCGATATTTTTAGAGGTGAGGGTTTGCCATTTATGCTGGTCTAAAGTAAAAAGAGCAGTTGAACACTGGATAACTGATCATAAAATGGTTCAGAGATAACAAACTGATAAAAGAGCTCTGAATAAACACTTGGGGTAGGAAAAAGCCAGCAGGCACAGCACTACTGGGtcaccagccttgctgctgtggAGGGGCCtcgctgtttttttttaacgTTTTAAGTCattattatttgttttttgttcttGTATGAACATCTTGACTACTGGTCTATGTGttttaaaatgtgaatatttCAGAGTTAAATTATTGCTTGGCAATAGTGTGCCAGTACCCcttaatttctcattttctctgtCTTACGTGAACTGCTGGGACCGTGTGTATCAGACAGCCGTGTGTCCAAGTAGGCCACTAACCCAGTCCTTTATTTAAAGACTGTGATTAAGGATTTCTTGTCCAAAACTTTTATTGTTTGAAATCTGCGTTAGTCCGCTCTTAGTTAATGTGAAACACTatctttttaatataatattttggaatgttttctgtgctcatTTTAAAGGAATGACCGTTCAATAAACGCTATTTATTTTATCATAGCGCCTGGCGCCGTTCCCTTGCTGTGTCTGTGGGGGCCGCCCTcagcgccgctcccgccgcagTTCCCTCCTCGCCCGCTAGGGGCCGCCCCTCGTTCCTATGGCAACCACACCGCGGGTTTTGATTGACAGCTGCGCTGTCCAGTGTCGTGGCTGCGCTGGGCCAATGGGAACCGTGCCAGGGCCAATGGGAACCGTGCCAGGGCGGCGCACGGTGATGACGTGACGCTCACCGCGATGGCGGCGGCCGTGGTCCCGGCTCTGCGGTGCTCGCTGCTGCAGCGCTGGCCCCACCGCTGCGGGCCGGGTACGGGCTCGGCTCCGCTCCCTGACCGCCTCTCAGGCGCCGCCGCCCGGGGCTGCCTCAGGGCGTTCGGCTCCGCGGGCGGGAGCGTCCAGCCGCCCGTCCCGGACGGGGACCGGGACCGGCCGGCGTCACCTTTGTCTCTCCGACAGGTGTGCGGGCTGTGCCCGGCGCCGGGGCCGCCCTCAGGCCGTGCAGCTCGCGGGTGGCGCAGGACGGCATCAACCAGCCCGTCATAGACCGCATCATCCGCGTGGACCACGCGGGGGAGTACGGGGCGAACCGCATCTATGCGGGGCAGATGGCCGTGCTGGGCAGGTCCAGCGTGGGACCCGTCATCCAGGTCAGCCATTCCCGCGGCTCTACTCCCTTTGCGTGTGGGTAACAGCGCCCGGGGAATGCTGGAACATCGCAGCCTTCATGGCAAGATTATTGTCCGGTTTTTTCTGAACGCTTCCAAACGTGCGGGTTTATAAAGAGTGCTGGGAGTACTTGGTAAGAGAGTTACTGATGCTGCAGTTGCTGTAGTGTTGCCCTATTTTGCAAATATGTTTTTGTTATCTTCTTATCCTCTCCTCTCTGTCCTTTTTATAACGATCTGCACCTGCCTTTCTCCACCATTTCTTCTTTGTGATGTTACAGTATTATCTCAGCTATCACAGCATACGTGCCTgagctgttttggtttttattatttttattggaAATGTTTACCTCTTGTGGTTTTATGCTTCTCTGTGATCTGTCTCTTCTGCAGCAAATGTGGaatcaagaaaaaaaccacctgAAAAAGTTCAATGAGCTCATGGTGGCATACAGAGTTCGACCTACTGTTCTATTGCCTTTCTGGAATGTAGCAGGTTTTGTTTTAGGTGAGTCTTGataattattgttattgttgttttgtGAAGTCTTCAGTTGTGtcaaattatttgttttgcttcaGATTTCATTGTATTCATGTGTCTGGTACCCCAATCCCAGGGGCTGGAAGTGCTTTGCTTGGGAAGAAGGGTGCAATGGCTTGCACAGTGGCTGTGGAAGAGAGTATATCAGAGCACTACAACAACCAGATCAGAACTCTGATAGAGGAGGATCCAGAAAAGTACAAAGAACTACTGCAGGTATTTAACCATGACTTACAAGTTGTTTAACAAATTGATTGCATTATCTGATGTGATTTAGTCTTTTAAAAAGAATATGATTTTAGAATTTACAGTGGATCTTTTTGTTCTATCACTTAGAATGCTGAAGTCAACAGaaactattaaaaataaaaggatgcTTTTTCCTTCAGCAGCACTAAATTGATCAAGCACCAAAATTAAGACATATGTTGGGTTATCTTCATTGTGCTTTCGGTAATGCACTGGTTCCTTTTTAAGTGAGAAAATTATGCTTTAAGTTTGATTAATTGAAAAGAAGGGTCTAGAGgggaaacaaaaggaggaaatattgATTGCACAGTACCTGTCTTGCCCTCCTCTGGAGGCATTTCTGTTACCCTCACGTGCTCCTTAACCTGTAGGGCCCAGAGCCACACACAGTGCTCAGGGAGAGCTCAGGGtgacccctccagcccctctgcccatGCTGTGTTTGATACACCCAGGGTGGGGTTTGCCCTCCTGGCACTGCACAGCCAGCACCCCGTTCATGTTCTACTCCTGGATGCTCTCAGTGTGTGTAAGGAGCTGATGTTTGTCAGCTCGGTGAGAAAATTACTTTACAAGCATTTTAGGTATCAAACTGGACACGTTCCTGTGAGTGGTTGTTGCAGATTGAGCtgttcccacagcagcagggggaactggtgcatttccagcctggctggctACCAGTGTGTTCAGTGTGCATAGTGTAACATGTAGCAAAATGTGATCATCATACATTCCAATGTATCCCATTGTTGCAGAAACTGTCTCTGAAGTAACCAGGGTTGTGCTGAGTTGCACCAGGGAAATACCACCCCTGAAGATAATGATATAATGAAATAGATATGGAGATGGCACAAAATAAAGGGCAAAATCCAGGCAGTGAGTTTACTCACAGTGCCAGTATGAGGAGAAGTAGGGGGGACACCAAAAGCGATGCAAACCTGTTGGGCAGGAACAGTGCCCAGGTGTCTGTCAGTTAGCTTACAGGGGAACACCCTTACTGATTGGCAAGGCAGGGACCTTAATTCCTTTATTCAAATTGTCAGAAAAACGTGGGGGTGTGAAACTAGTCAGTCTCAAAAGTTACTATGgctttagttttttttttaaacagtgcAAAAATACTGATAtgttgtcactgtcatattttctgaaacatccttcgccaggatttcttctcctgggaagctgagaagcctcagaggagaacaaaaacaataattattgcaaaacaataaataattatctgattatCTAATTATCTTATTATTGCTtgtcctgtgttttgctgctttagaatgtggtctggagagtgtttaccaacaggtgcatgtttgattggtttcatgtgaattgtttttacttcatgaccaatcaccatcagctgtgttggactctgaggagtcagtcatgagtttttccaTTAGTGTCTCATTAaaccttctgatgtatcctttctctattctttagtatagcattAGTATAACACAATACAATATATGCTATATTATGATACCATATATACTATAATacagtataatatagtatcatataATAGCCTTCTAAAAACATAGTCAGGTTCATCAATTCCTCCTTTGTCCTGGGGACCCAGCAAATACCACAATATATTAATTAAATGACAGCTTGAACTTTAAGACTTCTTTGGAGACCACCAGAAGAACTTCAGGTTAGGGGAATGCTGTAAATAATTCCCTTCTTGCTGAATTGGAGGCTCAAatctttgagaagtgtttgagagCCCCTGGCTTGCCATGGTGCACATGATGGACAGCAGGATGtggttttgtgctgctgctgccttggttTCTGTGCAAAGCAGGCTCAGGAGGTGCTGCTGTTGCAGGTCATAAAGCAGTTCAgggatgaggagcaggagcaccACGACATCGGGCTGGAGCACGATGCAGAAGCTGTGAGTAGAATGGTGACTAATTGTGAGGATGTGCATGTGCTGCTCTTTCCTTCCTTAGAGACAGGGATGTAGCTCTttgagaagcagaaaataagGCTCTTGATACtctttcccaaaaatccataTAAGAATGTCCTGCTtgttataattttaatttttctaggACAGAACTAAATCTGTTGGAATTCATGTCAAGTGTTAaagtgttttgatttttttcctaagaggTGTCCTCTGAAAATTTttagattttcttttaatttcagtttaaattaaatatttttggatATAAGGCTAATAAGTGCTATCCATACAGTGTTGGGAACTTAAGCATCATCTTATTAGGAAGTGTGGAATCCTGAACTAAATTCTGTGCTCCCTTGGATACTGTATGGGGAATATGTTCCCTATTCTCTAGTTTTTCTCTTGACTTGCATTTGTGGAGAAATAGGAATATTCTGAAAAGTTGAtacattttaatttagttttctCTAGGATAGATTAGACTGCAAATACAGGTGGGGTTTTCTTGGCATACATGTGtttttactttgattttttttaatagtgctTACTGTTCATTATCACAATCTGGTTCAAGCAAAACCCTTTCAGCAAATATATTTAATCCTTTATTCTTTTTACAGACACCAGCTTATTCTGTTTTGAAGACAGCCATACAACTTGGATGCAAAGCTGCAatatttttatcagaaagaatttaGTTATATTTTTCATAATAGCTGTGGCAATAAACTGTGACACAAAAGAATATGGAAATTGTGGAAGACTCAGCTATTTTGTTCagccttttaaatttttctgcACTGAGCACTTGATTCAGCCTTCCTTTGTCACATTGAATCCCCATTTAAAAAGTATCTCTATTAAAGTCAGTTGAGCTAAATGTGAATAAAGGTGGCAGAGTTGTCTGTGTGAACTAAACCTCCCTATTCAGAGACTGTTCACAAGGTGGCAGCACAATATGTTTATACATGGTCAATGTATACAATATTTGTGTATGGATGCACAGACATAAAAATGACAAATACATTCTCTGTTGCCTTCAAATTTATGTGTACTTGAAATAAGCTGGCGCAGCTCATTTTAAAATAGTTATTCAGACCaagaagaatattttttctgtttccaggatgagTGCAGTAATAGTAAGTATTTATTTTCAGTCCATCTTGAATAAAAATTGGTATTATAAGACCAGTTTTACTTAAAGACTTCtgtgtgttttggggtgggCCTTTTTTCAGGCACAGTTCCCAATTCTTAAGTATAATTTTACTTACTATATTGtttttttgtggggattttttgttgtttttctttttgtattttcttgggtttgtttggtttgcagGTTTTTCTTACCTGAGCATGTAAGGAACTGATCCCTGTCATAAAGCAGGAGAAGGCAATTTGGAGCACTGTGAAATTGCATTCAATATTCTATTAGAGCTTTCAATCTTATCTTACTTTGTTCAGACAACATTTAATCCAGGTACATCTGGGCTTGCCTTTTTTAGTAGCTCTGTTGGTGCTTGTAGGTACTGATTGATGAGTAATTTGACATTAAAGGCTTCTTAAAGAGGAttatttgcccttttttttgGTGAAGGAGCTTAGGCAGAAGGTTAAATCTTAATGTAGAGAAATTCCTATTCTGTTTGATTTTGTTATGACTGTCACTTTGTATGttctttaaaattaatatcTCTCAAACTGTTGCAAGTGTCACCTTGTTAGACTCAAACTGCTGATGTTATTTACTTTGTTCAATCAAAGTAGCATTTGGTTCTCTGTGTGTGACTGGTTTGGAATAATGTGACTTGAGGAACTCAAAGCTACATCACAGATTCTCAGAGACTGCAGAATCAGAAGATCACTCTAAAGGAGTCTCATTTTACTGCCTCAGCCCCAGACAGTTGTGAGCAGTGTGTGTGAAAACTCAAGTTTACTAAAGGTCCATCCTATTACACTAATGCAATATCTTCTCTAATTTGGCCATTTCTATAAACAAAACTTACATCCAGCAGATTTCTTGCCTTAATTTCTCTGAAGTATTCAATATGCATGTGAACAACTCCCAGGTAATTTGTAGGAGAAAGGAATCAGCACAAAAGAATGATTATCTGAAGTGGTTAAAAGGGTAACAAGTGGTGCTGGAAGCTTGTGCAGTTGTGTAAGTCACAGGCTTTAATAATTGagtagaagaagaaaaagattgcTTGATGAATAGTCCATTGTAAAGTCTTTCATACCAGGGGCAGCATGGGATGGCATCTTTTGTGAGTCCATTATTGCAGGGGAGGGACGCAGGGCATGGTGTATCTTCACTCAAAACTGCACACCCATCCATACAGAGGTCTTGTGACATAAACTGGAAACTGAGCCAGACAGTTCCTGGTTTCCTAGCCATTACATCAGGGTTGAAAGCTGAACAAGGCATCTGTGGGGGTTTCCAATAGATCTGGTACTCAGCTGAAGCCTTGTGTTCTCCATGGCTGTGGTTGCAGAGGCTTTTTGAAGATATCTGTGGTGTTCAGCAGTGGTGGGATTGGCTTGTGACAGAGTGACAGACATGCTCATGTGATTGTCCAAGATTTGGGTGGCCCCCAAGACCATGACACACTGCATACTTGGGGCAACAGATTTTGAGACAAATCTCATGttaaatatatttcatttgGCTGAGGGCTGGGAACATCAAATACCAAGAAATTGCCATGTGAGGTCTGTGTTTGGTCATATCTGCTGTAATTGAAAGTGCTCATAGAGAGTTCTTTGTCCTCAGCAGCTGAACACATCCTGCACATTTGAGAAGGGTGTCAGACAGTAACGCTGCCTCCAGCTGCAAGCATGAAATGTGAACTGAGATCAAATCTGCTTTATGCTCCTGAGCAGGATTTGTTCTTTAATGGAGCAGCAGATTTCTACCCGTCCATTAAAGTGTGGGTGGGCTGTTCTGCCACTTCCAGAGCTTGTGCATTTTCCTGCTCACTGGCAGTTTACTCTTTTCTTGTTGTTCTTTTACATAGAAAATGGAgttgcttttcatttttctaatggaaaagggtttttttcttttgttaaaaaaCCTGTTTCAGATTTTGAAAGACTAAAAAAACTGGTAAAAGGTTACAAAAGAGCAAGAGGTGCTTAGTGCTGTACAATTCTATTGTACAGCTGCTGCAAGGCTGTAGTTACTTTTTTATGTTGAGGCAGAACTAAGCTGAGTAATACCAGCCATCCCAGCAGGGGTTAATGGCAGGCAGAGGCCAAAGTATATAGCTTGTACAAGTGTTATCATAGCAATCCTCAATGAACTCTGGTCATGTTGACAGAGGAAGGGGAGCTTGGATCAGAGAAAGgctctgaaatgctgcattttcaGAACAGGGAGTAGAGAAGATGACTGGGTCTTCACTGTGCCTTTGAGCTTTGTGGCTTCCTTTTAAATGATAAAATACACCCATAATTTGGGTTTTGTAATATACAGTGGGATGAAATCCTTCCCCTCATGGTAGTGAGGTGTTGTGATGAGCCAGGGCTCGATCCCAATTTTCTCCTGCAGAGCAGTTGTGTCTCTCAGCGAGGAGGAGCACAGGTACCCATCGGTGTGTGCGGGCTCCAgggctgttccctgccctgtgaACAGCAGCtcacctcctgctgcttcctgctgcaggcagtgctggggacgAGCTGCCCCTGTTCTCCAAAGCTGCTCTGAGTCAGAGATCAAAGCAACCTCTGATGTTGGGAGGGCAGTGGCAGATGgtgcagtgcctgtgctgagctctgggctgtTCCTGGAGCAGGAtctctgccctggctctgggcactgcagaAGGCACATGTGAGACCTCACCAcgcagctctggctgtgccaggacacgttccagcagcagccaggcagaacaCAAATCCCCGTGGCTGGGATTAACAAGGTGCTGCTGACACAAGCTAACAGACTTTTGTCAAGGccatgtagtgataggacaagggttTATGGCTTTATGGTGAtagagggcaggtttagattagatagaGTAAGAAATTCctctctgtgagggtggtgagggcctggcacaggtttccagagaagctgtggctgccccatccctgggcatgtccaaggccaggttgcaTGGGGTAGTGGATGGtgtcccttcccatggcagaggTGAGCTAAGGTCCCAGCCCAACCCACTCTATGACTGTGATTTATGATGCCAATTATGAAAAATGAGACTCATAGGATTGTTTGGCAGATAGCTAAATCATCGTCAGGGTTAGGCTTCATTTCTGTCTGGAGTGGCTCACTTGAGCAAACAGAGCTTGTGATCAGCTGAGGATGTGCCCATACAGTCCTTGTGCTGGGGGTGACATGGTTTGTACATCTATTTGTTTGTATCTCTATTTGTTCTTAGTGTTACAGGAGCTATTTAATCTATATGCATCTGCCTTGTAACTTGACTTTAGAGAAGGTACAATTTCAAATGGCAGTCATTTTTTGTCACTAGCTTTGAGTTGTGGCATGTCACTTGCATTGAATTCTGCACATATTTTTGAGCTTGGGAGGCTTAAAGGGCTGAGGCAAAAATATTGGCCAATTTAAAGGAGGAATGTGTGTTATAAGAGAGGAGATTGTTGAAAAAGGCATTACCATTTTTCTACTTGTTACTTCAGTTTTTGTTGTGTCTGACATAAAATATCTGAATGGATTTAGGAGGATGACAGCAGCTttgcagttttacttccagagtgGCAGAGCTTAGCTTGTGTTGGAGAATTCTTGCTGATTCTCATTTTTAGAATTATTGGACTGATCTAATGTTGAGTAAATCAATTAACAGTTCAGTTTCTGTGGGTAATGTATTTCTAAAAGCTTGACTGTGTTAGAATGAAAATTCCAGTTGTTGATTGGTGCTTTCAATAAATGCAGCCTCCTGCTCACTTCAGGTGTTTTTGAGAAGTTCCACCTTATGCTACAGTTTTGCAGAGGGGTTGGTACCTCTGTGTCAGAAATGCAGCGtatggcagcagcagtgtttcaTTGTGTTAGCATGCAGATTAATACACTATGATGATACTTTTAAaactgaggattttttttagtTCTGAAGGTCTTTGTCTCACAAACTCTGGCCATGGCACTGCCTTTACTTGTGCTTGTTCTTAGCTGGAAATAAATGATCTGATGGAAGCCCAGGAGTCCTGCAGTGAGTGATACTTGGAAAGGAGCTCTGGAGGTCAGCTTGTCCAACCTCCTGCTGGACCCAGGACTGTGGCCAGCACTAAAACAGGTCAGCTGTGATTTTTTCCAGACAAGTGATGAAAACCTCCAAGGACAGAAATTTCACAGCCTCTGTGGGTAGCCTGGTCTGGTCCTGTATTACCCTACCAGTGGCACTTTTTTTACTTTGCTGAACCTTCCAagactgtcactgctgctgcttgttATGTCATGTGGCATCATGGAGAAGAGTTTGTCTCCACTATCTTGGTAAATACCCTTTGGGTAGTTTTAGGCAGTTAGTAGATAATTCAGATTGGCTGTCCTTTCAATGCCTGGCTCCTGAACTGgcagagaggaaaggaagagaTGGATCTGGTAACCACCTTGACAGTCTCATTGTCTGCTTAAGACTTCAGGCTTCATATGTCTTCTCTCCTTGGTATTTTCCACCCAACTGTTTGAATGTCAGTGATTTGTTTTTCAGTGTTACTTGTGCCTAGGACAGATGGATTTATTGATTTTATGGTACAAGTGGACATGTGTAGTCCAAGATATTAATGAAAGCAAGTCATACATGCAGGGGATGGTTTTCATATTTAAAATACCTTTTCTGGACTGTAATAATTTCTGGCACAAAAAGTGCTTTTCAGTTTTCTCTGTGGCtactggcccagcctgggctgtccaggtcacagcagaggcagcagtgtTTGAGGGGGATTTGAATTTTCTTGCAGTTCATTTTGAAGAcaagctctgccagcagtgTTTTAGCAAGCTGTCAAGAACTTTCCCAAGCATGTGGCTTGAGGGCACCTGTATAGTCAGAGGCTGCTAACTGTATGTAAATGGATAAAATGTTTAGTGGAGTGAAAAGCCTTTGCTTATAGGTGCAGACAGACGTGCAGTGTCAAGGCAGATGACTCAGTCCTGTTGATCTTTGTTGCTATCTCTGCATTAAAGTGAGCTTCCTTTTTAAGCAGTAGCCTATGTCTAATTTAGGGCTGTGTCTCATCTTGCTGATGATAAATTGTTTCCCCCCTCctgtggggcacagccctgctcctacCAGGCTTGTGGCAGAAATACACTGGAAATACAGTTTGAGAGGAGCTAAATCTCCCTTGTGGCTGTGTTATTGTCCTAACCATACAGCACTCCTGGTATGTCAAAATGTGCTGACCTTGCTTCTTCTAAGTTGGGTTTTATCCagcaaaagagcagcagcagcaggatttgAAATCACTGGTGAGATTACTCTACAAGTGAATCTTAATGGCTTGATTCCAGCCCTGACCTGGAAAGGTAACTGCTAGTGACAGATGAGGAGCTGTCTTCCACATCTCATCTTGTCAGTTCTCTTTGTTCTGACTTTGGCAGGAAAAATGCTGTTTACTTGAATACTTTGAAGGTGGTTGAAAGAAGACTTTAGACATGGttgaaatgtgattttttaaaaaattaataactaTCCACTTTTCAATTCCTCCCACCCAAATATCTCAGCAGTATTTGCTAATGAGAAATAATTATGTCTCAATTTTAAGTGACACAAGTGCTATTGTTTACACAAAATGTGAGAATCTTGTAAGACACGGGGCATA
This Zonotrichia albicollis isolate bZonAlb1 chromosome 16, bZonAlb1.hap1, whole genome shotgun sequence DNA region includes the following protein-coding sequences:
- the COQ7 gene encoding NADPH-dependent 3-demethoxyubiquinone 3-hydroxylase, mitochondrial, whose product is MAAAVVPALRCSLLQRWPHRCGPGVRAVPGAGAALRPCSSRVAQDGINQPVIDRIIRVDHAGEYGANRIYAGQMAVLGRSSVGPVIQQMWNQEKNHLKKFNELMVAYRVRPTVLLPFWNVAGFVLGAGSALLGKKGAMACTVAVEESISEHYNNQIRTLIEEDPEKYKELLQVIKQFRDEEQEHHDIGLEHDAEATPAYSVLKTAIQLGCKAAIFLSERI